The nucleotide window CGCGCATCGCCTCGTACACCAGCGCCGCCACCAGTCCGCCGAAACCGGCCCGGCCCTGCCCCCAGGTGGCGGGGATGGTCAGCTGCTGCGGATGCTCGCGCACGCCGCGCAACAGTTCGGAAAGGGTCATGTGCACCTCTTTTCATTGTTTTGTGGAGGCCGATGGTAAGGCCGGTGCTTGCCGGCGCGCGAGGACGCAAGCGCCGTAGACGCCCCTGGAAATGCCACGCCATCGCAGTCGGCAATCATCAACGGTCGGCTCAGTGCCGGGCACGCCGCCAGGGCAACTGGCGGCGCAGCGCGCGCAGCGCCTGGCGCAGCTCGGTGGGCGCGGCATCTGCGGCCGCGTAGCGCTGTTGCTCGTAACAGCGCAGGAAGGCATGAATCGCGTCGGCCTGGAGCGGCAACTGGCGCGCCGCGCGCACGGCGAAAGTCCGCGCGCCCTCGCCCGGCTCGCGCCGCAGGCCGTGGCGCGCCAGCGTCCGCTCGAAGGCGAGGAACAGCCGCTGCTGCACATCGCGCTCATGCCGCCAGGGCTTGAACAGCCACAGCGCGAGCAGGCCGAGCACCGCGGCGAGCGCCGTCACCAGGCCGATGCCGAGCGCCGTGGCGTCGACCTTGCCGAACCAGCGCTGCAACAGTTGTAACTGGCGCTCGCTCTGGTAATCGAGCACCCAGCGCTGCCAACCGTAGTTGAGTTCGTCCCAGCGCAGGCGCAGCTGGTTCAGCCAGCCGATATCGCGGTAACGCAGCAGCGACATCGGCGAATCCTCGAGAAAGCCTTCCTGGCCGGCCAGCGCCTGCTCCAGCCCCTGCTCGACCCGCTCCGGCGCCACCTGGAAGGTCGGATCGACGCTGACCCAGCCGCGTTCGGCAGTCCAGTATTCCACCCAGGCGTGCGCATCCAGCTGACGCACCGAGAGGTAGTTGCCGGCCGGATTGACCTCGCCGCCCTGGTAGCCGGCCACCACCCGCGCGGGGATGCCGGCGGCGCGCAGCACGAAGGTCATCGCCCCCGCGTAGTGCGCGCAGAAGCCGCTGCGGGTGCTGAAAAGGAAATCGTCGACGATGTCCGGGCCGACTTCCGGCGGCTTCAGCGTGTAGTGGTAGGGCTCGCGGTTGAAGTGGCGCAGCAGCGCCTGCACCACCGCCTCGGGCTCCTGCAGCGTGCGACGCAGTTCGCCGGCCCAGGCGTGGCTGCGCGGATTGCCCTGCGCCGGCAGCTGCAGCGCGCGGCCGAGGCTCGACGGCGCACGCTCGGCCTCACGCCGTGCGTCGGGCCAGGAGGTCACGTGATAAAGCAGCGGCTGGTTCACCGGCTGGCGGCGCTGCAGGTGGAAGTCGGCCATCAGCCGTGTATCGTCGGCCGCCACGCGCGGCACGTCGAGGGCGAACAGCCAGGGCTGGCCGCTGGGCTGCATGACGACGCTGTAGCGCAGCGGCTCGCCGGTCGGCTGCCAGTGTGGCTCCTGCGACACCTGCGCGGCGAAGGACTGCGACCAGCGCCGACCATCGAACTGCTCGAAGGTCACGGCGCGCCAGTACAATTGGTCGCGCGGCGGTATCTCGCCCTCGAAGCTGACGCGAAACGCCAGCGCCGCGGACTGACCGAGCCGGGCAATGTCGCCCGGCGCCATGTGGTCCGCCAGCCCGGTGAGGCTACGCGGCCCCGGCTGTGGCAGCGTCCACAGCGGCGCCAGCCGCGGGAAGAACAGGAACAGCAGGATCATCAGCGGTACCGCCTGCAGCAGCAGGCTGCCGGCCAGCCGCAGCGTCGGCCACGGCTGCGTCATCCGCGTGCCCTGCTGCAGACCGATCAGCGCCGCCAGCAGGGCAGTCACTGGCAACAGGCTGTACAGCCCGGCCAGTAACCCATCCTCGAACAGGTAGCTGGTCACCACCGCGAAGAAGCCAAGGAAGATCAGCACCAGTGCATCGCGCGCGGTGCGCATCTCCACCAGCTTGAGGATGAACGCCGCGATCAGCAGCACCACGCCGGCCTCCAGCCCGACCAGACTGCCGCGCGAGAAGTACACGCCGAAGCCGGCGCCGATCATCAGCGCCGCCTTGGCCCAGCTGTTGGGATAACGCAGGCGCATGCGGAAGATCTGAATTCGCCACACGGCGCAGCCCAGCCAGAGGCCGGTGATCCACAGCGGCAGGTGCGTCAGATGCGGCAGGATCACCAGCACCTGAGCCACCAGCAGCCAGATCAGCGCATTGCGCGGGATACCGGGTTTCGTGCTCATGCACCCTGCTCCGCACCGGTACCGTGCAGCGCCAGCGCACGCAGGCAGGCGTCACGGTGGGCCTGACCGCTATCCGGGCCGAGTGTCACGGCCGGCAGGCGCAAGGCGAACGGCTGGTGCGCGGCGCTCAGTTCCACGACCCAGTGACACAGCCGCGACAGGCGCTCCTCGCTGTCGCCCGTCAGCGCAGCGAAGTCCAGCAGCGGTTCGTTGCCGAGCAGGCTGGCGAACTCCTTCACCAGCAGGCCCTGGCCGCGCGAATAGGCTTTCCAGTGCAGGCGACGGCGCGAATCACCGGGCTGCCAGGCCTTCAACCCCTGATAATCGTCGACTCCTGCCCCCTGCGCACGCGCGCCGCCATCCTCGTCTTGCGCCGCCTCACCCTGCTGCGCCAACTCGCCTGCCAGCGGCTGCGGGTAGATCAATGCCGCCAACTCCAGATCGATCCAGCTCCAGGCCACCAGCAGACCCAACGGAAAGCGGCTCTCCACCCGCACCCGGCCGGGGCGCAGCCAGCCACGGCGCTCAGCCGGCAGGTTCAGCTCGACCTCCACCACTCCGCCGGCCGGCACATCCACCCGCTGCAGACCGCTGGCCGGCCAGCCGACGGTCACGGCCTGGTAGGCGCGCCCCTGGCTTTCCAGGCGCACACGCAACCGCGCCTGCTCGCCGACGAAAGCGGCAGTGGCGCCGCCGCTGTGCAGCACCAGCCCAGCGAGATTGCGCCAGGTGTGCAGGATGGTCACCAGATACAACGCGCCGAGCAGGAAGGTCAGGCCGTAGGCGAGGCTGTTCTGGTAGTTGATCGCAGTCAGCAGCATCAGTCCCAGCGCCGCGAGGAAAGCCAGCCCGACGCGAGTAGGCATGATGAAGATGCGTCGCTGATCGAGCCGCATGCTCGGCGCCGGCGGAATCCGCAGCAGCAGCCAGCGCTCGCGCAGACGTGGCAGCAGCCTCACGCGGCGCGCCCGTCGGGCCGTAGTGTCATCGTCAGCGCCATCAGAGCGCCGGCACTTCGCGCAGCAGCCACTGCACCAGCGCGCCGCCGCCGTGGCCGGAAGCATCGGCACGTTCGCGCAGGCGATGGCCGACCACCGTCGGCAGCACCGCCTGCACATCCTCGGGAATCGCGTAATCGCGGCCGTCGAGAAACGCCCAAGCGCGCGCCGCCGCCAGCAGCGCCAGGCTGCCGCGCGGCGACAGGCCCCAGGCGAACTGCGGCTGGGTACGGCTGGCTTCCACCAGACGCAACACGTAGTCGACCAGCGCATCGCTGACGCGCACGCCGGCCACGGCATCCTGCAGCGCCAACAGCTCGGTGCGTTCGAGCACCGGCGCTAACCGGGCCAGCAGGTCGCGGCGCGACTCGCCCAGCAGCAGCGCCTTCTCCGCGGCGCGGGCCGGATATCCCAGCGAGACGCGCATGAGGAAACGATCGAGCTGGGATTCCGGCAGCGCGAAGGTGCCGCCGGAACTCACCGGGTTCTGCGTGGCGATGACGAAGAACGGTTCCGGCAGCGCACGGGTGGCCCCCTCGATGGTGACCTGGCCCTCTTCCATGGCTTCGAGCAGGGCACTCTGGCTCTTGGGCGTGGCGCGGTTGATCTCGTCGGCGAGGATCAGCTCGGCGAAGATCGGCCCGGGATGAAAGACGAACTGGCTGCTGTCCTTGTCGAACACCGACGTGCCGAGGATGTCGCCCGGCAGCAGATCGGAGGTGAACTGGATGCGCTGGAACTCCAGGCCGAGCACCTTGGCCAGTGCATGGCTGAGCGTGGTCTTGCCCATGCCCGGCATGTCCTCGACCAGCAGGTGACCCCGTGCCAGCAGGCAGGCCAGCGCCAGTCGCACCTGAGCTTCCTTGCCGAGCAGTACTTCATTGACCGCGCGCAGACAGGCGTCCAATCGGGTGCGCATGCGACTCTCCTCTGTAGGTCCGGCCGATGCTACTGATCGACGACAGTCAGGCAAAGCGTTGGACATGCCGGGTAACGAGTTTGTGATCCGATGCTTGATCCAGAACCATGCAGCGGTTCGCCGCCCCGCCTAGGCTTGACCTCTCCCTCGTCGATAGGAGGCTTCGATGGCCGAACCCGACAGCTGGCACGCGCAACCCGCCGCGCAGATTCTGCAGCGACTGGACAGCACCCACAGCGGCCTGAGCGCCGAACAGGCGCAGCAGCGCCTGCAGCAGTTCGGCCCCAACCGGTTGCCGCAGCGCCGCGGCAACGGTGCGTTCAAGCGCCTGTTGCTGCAGTTCCACAATCTGCTGATCTACGTGCTGCTGCTCTCGGCGCTGGTCACCCTGGCGCTCGGCGAATGGCTCGACAGCGTGGTGATCGTCGCCGTGGTGGTGATCAACGCGCTGGTCGGCTTCGTTCAGGAAGGTAAAGCGGAACAGGCGATGCGCGCCATCCAGAAGCTGCTGACGCTCGACAGCCGCGTGCGCCGCGCCGGACGCACCCTCAGCGTACCGGCCGAAGAGCTGGTACCGGGCGACCTCGTACTGCTGGAACCCGGCGACCGGGTCCCGGCCGACCTGCGCCTGCTCGAATGTCGCGACCTGCGCATCGAAGAAGCCGCCCTGACCGGCGAATCGCTGCCCAGCAGCAAGCAGGTGGCGCCCGTCAGTCATGACGCCAGCCTCGGCGATCGCAGCAGCATGGCCTACTCCGGCACGCTGGTCAGCGCCGGCAACGGCTACGGCGTGGTGGTGGCAACCGCCGGGCAGACCGAGCTGGGCCGGATCAGCCACATGCTCGGCGAAGTGGTCAGCCTGCAGACGCCGCTGCTGGGCGACATCGCGCGCTTCGCCAAGGTCCTCACCGTGATTATCCTGGCGCTGGCGCTCGGCACCTACGTGTTTGGCGTCACGCTGCGCGATTACTCCTCCAGCGAGATGCTGCTGGCGGCAGTTGGTCTGGCGGTCGCGGCGATCCCCGAGGGCCTGCCCGCCGTGCTGACCATCGCCCTGGCGCTGGGCGTGCAGCGCATGGCGCGGCGGCGGGCGATCATCCGCCGGCTGCCGGCGGTCGAGAGCCTCGGCGCGGTGACGGTGATCTGCTCGGACAAGACCGGCACCCTGACGCGCAATGAAATGACCGTGCAGCAGGTCTTCACCGCCGAACACAATTATTTCATCCAGGGCGTCGGCTACACGCCGGCGGGCGCGGTCTGCACCGGCGACGGCCAGCCCTGCGAGCCGGAACAGGCCAGCGACCTGCTCGAGCTGGCCCGCGCCGGGCTGCTGTGCAACAGCGCCAGCCTGCTGCGCGAAGGCGATGGCTGGTGCATCACCGGGGACCCGACCGAGGCGGCGCTGCTCACCCTGGCCGGCAAGCTCGGCTTGCAGACCACTCACGAGCACACGCATATGCCGCGGGTCGACGGTATTCCGTTCAGCTCGGAGCGCCGCTGCATGGCCAGCCTGCATCACGACCATGCCGGCCACGGGCTGATCTATCTGGTCGGCGCGCCGGAGCGCCTGCTCGAAGTGTGCAACCGCCAGTTCGCCGCCGGCAGCACCGAGCCGCTGGACCCGGCCCACTGGCACGCCGTACTCGACGATGGCGCCCGTCAGGGCCTGCGCATGCTCGGCCTGGCGATGCGCGCGCTGGGCGCGCCGCAGCACGAGCTGGCCTACGAGGATCTCGAAGGCGACTTCGTGTTGCTCGGGCTGGTCGGCATGCTCGACCCTCCGCGCGAGGAAGCCATCGCTGCCATCGCCGAATGCCAGCGCGCCGGTATCGCCGTGAAGATGATCACCGGCGACCATGCCGCGACCGCCGCCGCCATCGCCCAGCGTCTCGGGCTCGGCGAGCAACCGCCGCTCACCGGCGCGGAGCTGGATCGGCTCAGCGACGCGGAGCTGGACGCGTGCCTGGCGCAGACCGCGGTATTCGCCCGCACCAGTCCGGCGCACAAGCTGCGCCTGGTTCAGCGCCTGCAGGCCGGCGGCGCACGGGTGGCGATGACCGGCGACGGCGTCAACGACGCGCCCGCGCTCAAGCGCGCCGATATCGGCGTGGCGATGGGCATCAAGGGCACCGAGGCGGCCAAGGAGGCGGCACAGATGGTGCTGGCCGACGACAACTTCGCCACCATCGCCCATGCGGTGGAGGAAGGCCGCACGGTCTACGACAACCTGAAGAAATCCATCCTGTTCATCCTGCCCACCAACGTCGGCGAGGCGCTGGTGCTGCTGGTCGCCATCGCGCTGGGGCTGACGCTACCGATCACGCCGCTGCAGATTCTCTGGCTGAACATGATCACCGCGGTGACGCTGGCGCTGGCGCTCGCCTTCGAGCCCGGCGAGGCCGATCTGATGCGCCGCCCGCCGCGCGATCCGAGCGCGCCGCTGCTGGGCGCGCAGCTGCTCTGGCGCGTGGTGCTGGTCTCGCTGCTGATGACGGCGGCCTGCATCGCGGTGTTCCTCTTTGCCCAGCGGCAGGGCTGGAGCCTGGAGGTCAGTCGCACGCTGGGGGTCAACACGCTGGTGTTCTGCGAGATCGCCTACCTGTTCGCCAGCCGCCAGATCAATGCACCGGCGCACTTCGGCCTGCGCGGCAATCCGATGGTCTGGAACATGGTCGCGCTGCTATTGGTGTTGCAGGTGGCGTTCACCCATTGGCCGCCGCTGCAGCGGTTGTTCCAGACCGCCGCGCTCAGCCCCCAGGCGTGGGCCATCTGCGCACTGGCCGGCGGCACGCTGCTGGCGGTGGTGGAGCTGGACAAGTGGTTGCGCCGGCGCATTGGCCGGCGCCTGTGAGCGGACCGGCGCCGGGATCACCGCGTTCAGGGTGGGGACCAGCTTTGCCGGCGGCCGACCGGCACCCGCCCTGCAGAGCTACGCTGCGCAGGCTGCCGTTCAGCGACCGGCGCGCGACTCTCTCAGGTAGAAGCGCGCCTTCTGCGCCTTTTCCACACAGCCATGAAACGCCTCGAACTGCTGCTGGGTCTTAGCGCCAGTAAGCAGGGCCATGGCTTTGGAATAGCTCACGGTGCCGGCGAACCCTTCGGCTTCTGCCAAGCTCTGCTCCTTCCACGCGGCGTCCAGCTCGGCGGCGCAGCTGTCACGGTAGGCGGTCTTGCCGGCGCAGCCGACCAGCAGCAGCGCTAGCAGGGGTACGGATAGCCAGACTTTCATCGTTCATCCCTCCGTTGCTTTCGAATCAATGCGACACAGCCGTGCGGGCGCGTTGCTGCAGGTATTCGACAACCGCCTGCTGCTCGCCGGCGAACTCGATACGCTCGGCCTTGCTCTCGCGCTGGTAGGCATACATCGGATCGTAGTACTCGCCGAGCAATCCTTCGATCCAGCCACGGTGCAGATCCACCGCGCCACTACGCGCCTGCTCGGCCAGCGCCTGGTCCATCAGCAACGCCAGACGCTGATAGCGCTCGCCGCCCAGGCGCTTCTGGATATTGACCAGGCTTTGCTGCAAACGCTCGGCGAACGCGGCGAAACCGGAGGCGCCCTGCTCGGCGATGAACTCGGCGCAGAGGTCGATCACGTAGTCCTTGAGAATCCGTTCGATGCGGCCCTCGAGGCTGTCTTCCAGCCACACCAGCGGAAACTGCTGCATGCCTTGAAACAGCGGCAGC belongs to Pseudomonas phenolilytica and includes:
- a CDS encoding HAD-IC family P-type ATPase, coding for MAEPDSWHAQPAAQILQRLDSTHSGLSAEQAQQRLQQFGPNRLPQRRGNGAFKRLLLQFHNLLIYVLLLSALVTLALGEWLDSVVIVAVVVINALVGFVQEGKAEQAMRAIQKLLTLDSRVRRAGRTLSVPAEELVPGDLVLLEPGDRVPADLRLLECRDLRIEEAALTGESLPSSKQVAPVSHDASLGDRSSMAYSGTLVSAGNGYGVVVATAGQTELGRISHMLGEVVSLQTPLLGDIARFAKVLTVIILALALGTYVFGVTLRDYSSSEMLLAAVGLAVAAIPEGLPAVLTIALALGVQRMARRRAIIRRLPAVESLGAVTVICSDKTGTLTRNEMTVQQVFTAEHNYFIQGVGYTPAGAVCTGDGQPCEPEQASDLLELARAGLLCNSASLLREGDGWCITGDPTEAALLTLAGKLGLQTTHEHTHMPRVDGIPFSSERRCMASLHHDHAGHGLIYLVGAPERLLEVCNRQFAAGSTEPLDPAHWHAVLDDGARQGLRMLGLAMRALGAPQHELAYEDLEGDFVLLGLVGMLDPPREEAIAAIAECQRAGIAVKMITGDHAATAAAIAQRLGLGEQPPLTGAELDRLSDAELDACLAQTAVFARTSPAHKLRLVQRLQAGGARVAMTGDGVNDAPALKRADIGVAMGIKGTEAAKEAAQMVLADDNFATIAHAVEEGRTVYDNLKKSILFILPTNVGEALVLLVAIALGLTLPITPLQILWLNMITAVTLALALAFEPGEADLMRRPPRDPSAPLLGAQLLWRVVLVSLLMTAACIAVFLFAQRQGWSLEVSRTLGVNTLVFCEIAYLFASRQINAPAHFGLRGNPMVWNMVALLLVLQVAFTHWPPLQRLFQTAALSPQAWAICALAGGTLLAVVELDKWLRRRIGRRL
- a CDS encoding DUF58 domain-containing protein → MRLLPRLRERWLLLRIPPAPSMRLDQRRIFIMPTRVGLAFLAALGLMLLTAINYQNSLAYGLTFLLGALYLVTILHTWRNLAGLVLHSGGATAAFVGEQARLRVRLESQGRAYQAVTVGWPASGLQRVDVPAGGVVEVELNLPAERRGWLRPGRVRVESRFPLGLLVAWSWIDLELAALIYPQPLAGELAQQGEAAQDEDGGARAQGAGVDDYQGLKAWQPGDSRRRLHWKAYSRGQGLLVKEFASLLGNEPLLDFAALTGDSEERLSRLCHWVVELSAAHQPFALRLPAVTLGPDSGQAHRDACLRALALHGTGAEQGA
- a CDS encoding AAA family ATPase, with the translated sequence MRTRLDACLRAVNEVLLGKEAQVRLALACLLARGHLLVEDMPGMGKTTLSHALAKVLGLEFQRIQFTSDLLPGDILGTSVFDKDSSQFVFHPGPIFAELILADEINRATPKSQSALLEAMEEGQVTIEGATRALPEPFFVIATQNPVSSGGTFALPESQLDRFLMRVSLGYPARAAEKALLLGESRRDLLARLAPVLERTELLALQDAVAGVRVSDALVDYVLRLVEASRTQPQFAWGLSPRGSLALLAAARAWAFLDGRDYAIPEDVQAVLPTVVGHRLRERADASGHGGGALVQWLLREVPAL
- a CDS encoding transglutaminase TgpA family protein — encoded protein: MSTKPGIPRNALIWLLVAQVLVILPHLTHLPLWITGLWLGCAVWRIQIFRMRLRYPNSWAKAALMIGAGFGVYFSRGSLVGLEAGVVLLIAAFILKLVEMRTARDALVLIFLGFFAVVTSYLFEDGLLAGLYSLLPVTALLAALIGLQQGTRMTQPWPTLRLAGSLLLQAVPLMILLFLFFPRLAPLWTLPQPGPRSLTGLADHMAPGDIARLGQSAALAFRVSFEGEIPPRDQLYWRAVTFEQFDGRRWSQSFAAQVSQEPHWQPTGEPLRYSVVMQPSGQPWLFALDVPRVAADDTRLMADFHLQRRQPVNQPLLYHVTSWPDARREAERAPSSLGRALQLPAQGNPRSHAWAGELRRTLQEPEAVVQALLRHFNREPYHYTLKPPEVGPDIVDDFLFSTRSGFCAHYAGAMTFVLRAAGIPARVVAGYQGGEVNPAGNYLSVRQLDAHAWVEYWTAERGWVSVDPTFQVAPERVEQGLEQALAGQEGFLEDSPMSLLRYRDIGWLNQLRLRWDELNYGWQRWVLDYQSERQLQLLQRWFGKVDATALGIGLVTALAAVLGLLALWLFKPWRHERDVQQRLFLAFERTLARHGLRREPGEGARTFAVRAARQLPLQADAIHAFLRCYEQQRYAAADAAPTELRQALRALRRQLPWRRARH